The Haloplanus natans DSM 17983 DNA segment GTGCCGTCGTAGGCCGTCCGTGCCTCGGCGAACTCGTCGATCCAGTAGGCGTACAGATCCGCCAGCGACTGCTCGTCGTCGACGATGAGCACCGTCGCGTCTGAGAGCGTGGTCGTCATGATCGGTCTCCGTGTTCGAATGGGGCGCGTGGACGGCCACGAGTCGTCACGACCGGAGGACCGTCTCGCCGGTGGGTCTTCGACTGTTCGGTTCGGTTCCCAACATATGAAGCTGTTGGCCGAATTATCGGTGCTGATACGAGTCCGCGTTGCCCGGCGGCACCGGCCGGTGCGACGCGGTCACGAGCACTACGCATCGAGAACCGTCGGTCGGACCCAGATGACGAAGTCGTCGTCGCGCTTGATGACGCCACGAACGGCGTCGTCGTCGACGGGCGACGTTTCCACGTCGTCGCCCTCGACTTCGACGACCTGATCCACTTCGTCGACGATCCAGCCGACCGACTTGCCTTCGACCGTCCGCTCGCGGTCGAACACGACGATCCGCTTGCGTTCTCCGTCACCGTCGATGCCGAACACCGCCTTCGGATCGACGATAGTCGTCGTCTTTCCACGCAGATCCATCACGCCCTCGACGTGTGGTGCCGAGTTGGGGACGACGGTGAGTTCGTTCACGTCGACGATTTCGGCGACGTGAGCGATGTCGACCGCGTACGACTCCGAGCCGAGTTCGAACTCGAGCAACTGGACGGTGCGGGTGCGAGCCGTCGCCTCGCTCATCGTTCCCCCTCCGCCCCGCATCCGTCCGGCCTCCCAACGCGTCTCTCCATATCTCACGGTCGGTCAAACGGAGGTTAAGCGTACTGGTCGCATTATCCGATTTGATAACCGTGCCGGTGTATTTATTTCACTTCTACGGAAACGAACGATCGACTGATGTTCGGACGAACCCCCCCGGAAACCGACGGGCAGCGCCCGACCGCCGTGACGATCCGGTCACACAGCGGGGCGACCCGTCGATGAGCGCATCGACGCCACGGGCGGTCGTCGTCGACGACTCACATTTCATGCGGACGATGCTCTCGGATATGCTCGAAAACGGGGGCGTGACCGTCGTCGACACCGCCGCCGACGGCGCGGAGGCAGTCGAGGCCGTCCTCGATCACGAGCCCGACGTGGTGACGATGGACTTACAGATGCCGGAGGTCGACGGGCTGGAGGCCGTCGAGCGGATCATGGCCGAGCGGCCGACGCCGATCCTCATGCTGAGCGCCCACACTGCCGACGGCGCCGACGTAACCTTCGAGGCGCTCGAAAAGGGCGCCGTCGACTTCTTCACCAAACCCGGCGGCGAGGTCAGCACCCGGATGTCGAGCAAGGAAGAGCAGCTAGTTCGCAAGGTGAAAGCCGTCGCCGGCGCCGACGTGAGCGGTGGCCGGTCGTCACGGCCGGGAGGGCGCTCCCGGTCGACGTCGACGACCGCCGCTGCCACCGACTACGAGGAGGGGGCAACGGTGGTGATCGCCTCCTCGACCGGTGGGCCGACGGTCGTCGAACGGGTCGTCGCGGGGCTGCCGCGTGCCGCCGACCTCCGGATCATCGTCGTCCAGCATATGCCCGACGCGTTCACCGGACGGTTCGCCGACCGGCTCGACGCCGCGAGCGAGTACGACGTGCGCGAGGCCGAGGACGGCGCCCGCATCGGCGGCGGCGAGGCACTCGTCGCACCGGGCGGGAAACACCTCGTCGTCGCCGGCGCCGGCGGCGGTCGACTCCGGACCAAGCTGACCGAGGACCCGCCGGAACACGGCGTCCGGCCCGCCGCCGACGTGACGATGCGCTCGGCGGCCGAGACGGTTGACGGCCCGCTCGTCGGCGTCGTCCTCACCGGCATGGGCGCCGACGGCGCCGAGGGCGTGCAGGCCATCGCCGACGCCGGCGGCCACGTCATCGCCCAAGACGAGGCCTCGTCGGCGGTGTTCGGAATGCCGAAACGCGCGATCGAACTCGGCTGTGTCGACGACGTGCTGTCGGGCGACGACGTACCCGACGGGGTTCTCGACGCGACCAAACTGGAGGTTAACGCATGACCGAAGAGTACGTCCAGGCGTTCGTCCACGAGAGCGAAGAGCAGTTGACCGA contains these protein-coding regions:
- a CDS encoding chemotaxis protein CheW, encoding MSEATARTRTVQLLEFELGSESYAVDIAHVAEIVDVNELTVVPNSAPHVEGVMDLRGKTTTIVDPKAVFGIDGDGERKRIVVFDRERTVEGKSVGWIVDEVDQVVEVEGDDVETSPVDDDAVRGVIKRDDDFVIWVRPTVLDA
- the cheB gene encoding chemotaxis-specific protein-glutamate methyltransferase CheB, encoding MSASTPRAVVVDDSHFMRTMLSDMLENGGVTVVDTAADGAEAVEAVLDHEPDVVTMDLQMPEVDGLEAVERIMAERPTPILMLSAHTADGADVTFEALEKGAVDFFTKPGGEVSTRMSSKEEQLVRKVKAVAGADVSGGRSSRPGGRSRSTSTTAAATDYEEGATVVIASSTGGPTVVERVVAGLPRAADLRIIVVQHMPDAFTGRFADRLDAASEYDVREAEDGARIGGGEALVAPGGKHLVVAGAGGGRLRTKLTEDPPEHGVRPAADVTMRSAAETVDGPLVGVVLTGMGADGAEGVQAIADAGGHVIAQDEASSAVFGMPKRAIELGCVDDVLSGDDVPDGVLDATKLEVNA